One genomic segment of Cinclus cinclus chromosome 33, bCinCin1.1, whole genome shotgun sequence includes these proteins:
- the LOC134055576 gene encoding serine/threonine-protein kinase pim-2-like, whose product MTGVVVPAPTGLNWAVGHDGSHRKGSGAAPGVRGAWHRAEKATEKRKNGHGDKRPQGFSCSCSSSSSSGSSGSSSESSDFVDPLDLLSLSRSPTASLSLRFPVSPSSPSLPLPVPSRLMPPARPRPRAGLPRPRPRPRPRPRPSCRGLSSARLWLYWQWRCWAGISAWCGIASLWLRLPRPRPRPRPRPRPRPRPRPQPQPQRGSQSRSRSRRQLLPEPAERTQGAAAPAASVGASPARAPPLGSAAAGPEPPLSRSKERTPGAARPGTAEGRSGPVSGPGPSADSRVSPAGKVEHGIKERYQLGSLLGRGGFGSVWAATRLSDGAPVAIKRVPRNRVRHWGELPDSTRAPMEIVLLDKVSTGFPGVVQLLEWLELPSEILMVLERPERCQDLRHFIRARGFLSEEVARQLFRQVLEAVQHCTSCGVLHRDVKPENILVDLASGQAKLIDFGCGTYLQDTAYTHFAGTRSYSPPEWTRFGWYYGKPATIWSLGILLHQMVCGKHPFRRGRNISWNHQLSLPQRLSQDCQDLIKRCLSMLDIERPSLEDLLCDPWMQQIHEVFQVGSSVDQEVLGTSCGVDGPCAWRRLRTSFGTSFSARSDGMSEFPAHHSVHHVVAFLDAPHHEEH is encoded by the exons ATGACGGGCGTTGTTGTCCCAGCTCCAACGGGGCTCAACTGGGCCGTGGGGCATGACGGGAGCCACag aaaaggctcaggggctgcccccggGGTGCGCGGGGcttggcacagggctgagaaGGCAACGGAAAAACGGAAAAACGGCCATGGGGACAAACGGCCCCAGGGCTTCAGTTgcagttgcagcagcagcagcagcagcggcagcagcggcagcagcagcgaaTCAAGCGACTTTGTCGACCCTCTggatctcctctccctctcccgcagtcccacagcctctctcagtCTCCGTTTCCCGgtgtctccctcctctcccagtctcccTCTCCCCGTTCCGAGCCGGCTCATGCCCCCAGCCCGCCCTCGGCCCCGAGCGGGGcttccccgtccccgtccccgtccccgtccccgtccccggcCGTCCTGCCGCGGTCTCTCCTCCGCCCGGCTCTGGCTGTACTGGCAGTGGCGCTGCTGGGCGGGGATCAGTGCCTGGTGCGGCATCGCCTCCCTTTGGCTccgcctgccccggccccggccccggccccggccccggccccggccccggccccggccccggccgcagccccagccccaacgTGGATCccagtcccggtcccggtcccggcgcCAGCTGCTCCCGGAGCCCGCAGAGCGCACAcagggcgcggccgctcccgccgcctccgttggggcttccccggcccgagctccgccgctcggcagcgcggccgctgGCCCCGAGCCGCCGCTGTCGCGTTCCAAAGAGCGAACGCCAggggctgcccggcccgggacggctGAGGGGCGCTCGGGGCCCGTgtctggccccgggccgagcgctgacagcCGCGTCTCGCCGGCAGGGAAGGTGGAGCACGGCATTAAGGAGCGCTACCAGCTCGGTTCGCTGCTGGGgcgcggcggcttcggcagcgtctggGCGGCGACGCGGCTCtcggacggcgccccg gtggccatcaaaaggGTGCCACGGAACCGCGTCCGACACTGGggtgagctg cccgaCAGCACCAGAGcaccaatggagatcgtgctcctggacaaggtgtccactggctTCCCTGGTgttgtccagctgctggagtggcttgAGCTCCCCAGCGAGATCCTGATGGTGCTGGAGCGCCCGGAGCGGTGTCAGGACCTCCGTCATTTCATTCGGGCACGGGGGTTCCTGTCCGAGGAGGTGGCGCGGcagctgttccgccaggtgctggaggccgtgcagcactgcaccagctgcGGAGTCCTGCACAGGGACGTCAAACCAGAGAACATCCTCGTTGACCTGGCCAGCGGGCAGGCAAAACTGATTgattttggctgtggcacctacctgcaggacacagcctacACTCactttgcag gaacacggtcctacagccccccggAATGGACCCGCTTTGGCTGGTACTATGGCAAGCCAGctaccatctggtccctgggcatcctgctgcacCAGATGGTCTGTGGGAAGCACCCTTTCAGGAGGGGCCGGAACATCAGCTGGAACCATCAGCTCTCACTGCCACAacggctctctcaag aCTGCCAAGATCTGATCAAAAGGTGTTTATCCATGCTCGACATAGAAAGGCCCTCATTAGAAGACCTGCTTTGTgacccttggatgcagcaaattcac gaagtgttccaggtggggtcCAGTGTGGATCAGGAGGTGCTTGGGACCAGCTGCGGTGTGGACGGGCCGTGtgcttggagaaggctgaggacatcgTTTGGGACCAGCTTTTCTGCCCGCAGCGATGGCATGAG tgAGTTCCCAGCCCATCACAGTGTCCATCATGTTGTTGCCTTCCTTGATGCCCCTCACCACGAGGAACACTGA